CAAAGATCAAAATCAAATTTGTTAATTATCAAAACCCCGATAAACCAGAGACGCGCGTTCAATAAAGGAGGCTGAAATGAACGAAATTTTACAAAAACACCTCCCAGAAATATGCGGTGCTGTAATCGGCTTGTTACTAGCATTTTGTTTTTTGGGACTAGGATTTTTTAAAACTATTTTTGTAGTCGTAATGTTAGTAGTTGGTTTTTTAGTCGGACACTATTGGCCCCTGCTGAAAAGTCTTGTAAGTAAACAATAATTGAAAGGAACTTAATATGGTACAAAATAATAATCAAAGTAGTGCAAACAACTCAAGCAGCTCAAAGCAAGAAATTAAGGGCGACTTAAAGTATGACGAAAAAGTCATTCAAAAGATTATTGGTATTGCCCTCTCCGATGTTAAAGGTTTATTGGATGTTAACGGCGGCTTTTTCTCAAACTTAGCTGACAAGATTGTTAACAACGATGATGTTACCAATGGTGTTAATGTTGAAGTTGGTAAAAAGCAAGTAGCAGTTGATATCGAAATTATTGCTGAATACGGTGTTGAAATTCCTAAACTTTATGATGAAATCAGACAAAAGATTTACGACAAGGTTAAGGAAATGACGGGCTTAGATACGGTTGAAGTTAATGTCACCGTTGTTGATATTAAGACTAAAGAAGAACACGAAAAAGATTCAGTCAGTCTGCAAGATCGGATTACCGGTGCAACACAAGATGCCAAGGATAAGATTGGCGAACAAAAAGATAAGGTTGAAGACAAAGTCGAAGATAAAAAAGAAGACCGCGTTAAATAATCATCCTTTAGCAGGATAAGTTTTAAAAAGTGAAGTAGTACACTTAAATGCTACGTCACTTTTTTGGTTTCACGTGAAACGAAGTACTTTTTATCAAAGCAAAATAGCACAAAAGCCGTCTAATTTAGCTGGATTTTTTATGTAGCAATAACTAAATCTACCGCCATTAACAACTAAGATAACCTCTTAAATTTTATACCAGTTATTGCATAAAAATATTGCCAGCTTATTACTGTTTAAAAACAAAATAATATACCAAAAATTGACGACTGTTTTTTTAGCACTGCTCAGTTACTTTGTTTCACGTGAAACAATAACTATTGATCTAAATATTGAAAAATATTTGGCTCTACTCAGTAATTTTTTTAACTATTTTATACAAAATCACTTGACTTTTTAGTGGCAATTTCAATTAACTTTTTACTTGTATGCCACTATATCTCGTATTAAACTAGATAAGAATCTATATATTGTATTTAAGAAAGAACGTGATTCAAGTTATTGTTTTAAGCGGGCCAATTGGAGCCGGTAAATCCAGTTTAACCAGTATTTTAGCCGAACATTTAGGTACTCAGGCCTTTTATGAGGGAGTTGATAATAATCCAGTTCTTCCTTTATATTACAAGGACATGAAGCGGTACACTTTTTTACTTAATATCTACTTGCTCAACCATCGGTTAGCTCAAATTAATCAGGCAGTCAGAGAAAAAAATAGCGTTTCCGATCGTTCAATTTATGAAGATGCTCTCTTTTTCCAGATGAACGCTGAAAGTAAGGTTGCCGACCCTACTGAATTTAAAATTTATGACAGTCTGCTTGAAAATATGATGGAGGATACTCCTGGAAATCCAAGCAAAAAGCCTGACTTATTAATTTACATTCGCGTATCTTTAGACACAATGTTAAAACGCATTGAAAAACGTGGCCGTTCTTATGAGCAAATTAGTACTGATCCTAGTCTGAAAGATTACTACGCACGTTTAATTCGCTACTATGAACCATGGTATGAAAACTATGATGCATCTGCCAAAATAGCAATTGACGGTGATCGGTATGATTTCATCGGCAACGAAGACGCTAAAAAAGAAGTTTTGAACCAGATTGATAATAAATTGCGTGAAATCGGCAATTTGAAATAAAGAAGGAACGTGATGACAGTTATTGTTTTAAGTGGCCCAATTGGAGCCGGTAAATCCAGTCTAACCAGTATTTTAGCTAAATATTTAGGAACTAAGCCTTTCTATGAAAGTGTTGACGACAATCCTGTCTTGCCACTTTTTTATGCTGACCCTAAGAAATATGCATTTTTACTGCAAGTCTTTTTCCTAAATACACGCTTTCGTAGTATCAAAGATGCGCTAACCGATGATAACAATGTGCTTGATCGTTCCATCTATGAAGATGC
This genomic window from Lactobacillus panisapium contains:
- a CDS encoding deoxynucleoside kinase; protein product: MIQVIVLSGPIGAGKSSLTSILAEHLGTQAFYEGVDNNPVLPLYYKDMKRYTFLLNIYLLNHRLAQINQAVREKNSVSDRSIYEDALFFQMNAESKVADPTEFKIYDSLLENMMEDTPGNPSKKPDLLIYIRVSLDTMLKRIEKRGRSYEQISTDPSLKDYYARLIRYYEPWYENYDASAKIAIDGDRYDFIGNEDAKKEVLNQIDNKLREIGNLK
- a CDS encoding Asp23/Gls24 family envelope stress response protein; the protein is MVQNNNQSSANNSSSSKQEIKGDLKYDEKVIQKIIGIALSDVKGLLDVNGGFFSNLADKIVNNDDVTNGVNVEVGKKQVAVDIEIIAEYGVEIPKLYDEIRQKIYDKVKEMTGLDTVEVNVTVVDIKTKEEHEKDSVSLQDRITGATQDAKDKIGEQKDKVEDKVEDKKEDRVK
- a CDS encoding DUF2273 domain-containing protein, translating into MNEILQKHLPEICGAVIGLLLAFCFLGLGFFKTIFVVVMLVVGFLVGHYWPLLKSLVSKQ